The proteins below come from a single Myxosarcina sp. GI1 genomic window:
- a CDS encoding MSMEG_0569 family flavin-dependent oxidoreductase, with protein MKERYSVVIIGGGQAGLSLSYCLKEKGIDHIIFEKNKIAHSWRDKRWDSFCLVTPNWQCKLPGYYYPGDNPDGFMERDKIVKYIEDYANSYDLPVKEGVNVLKVRKNHTQDVFELATSIGDFIADKVVIAVGNYHLPKIPRMAERLSADILQLHSSDYKNPESLGDRDILVVGSGQSGCQIAEDLHLAGKKVHLCVGGAPRSARRYRGKDVVDWLDRMGYYDLPIDDHPDKEKVRHKTNHYLTGRDGGHEIDLRQFALEGMQLYGSLADIRGDRLEFKPNLKVNLDRADEVAASIKRTIDKYIEQNQISAPIEPPYQPVWQPETEVTNLNYQEANIGAVVWCIGFETDFSWIEIPVFDGKSYPHHNRGVTTVKGLYFLGLPWLYTWGSARFSGIARDARYICDRILMSTNIAYPGSLLAVNEAAIGS; from the coding sequence ATGAAAGAACGTTATTCCGTTGTCATAATAGGAGGTGGTCAAGCAGGTTTGTCCCTAAGTTACTGCCTGAAAGAAAAAGGGATCGACCATATTATCTTTGAGAAAAACAAAATTGCTCATTCTTGGCGTGATAAACGTTGGGACAGTTTTTGTTTGGTAACACCCAACTGGCAATGTAAGCTTCCAGGATATTATTATCCAGGTGACAATCCCGACGGTTTTATGGAAAGAGATAAAATCGTTAAGTACATAGAAGACTACGCTAACTCATACGATCTTCCCGTAAAAGAAGGGGTAAATGTTTTAAAAGTTCGCAAGAATCATACTCAAGATGTCTTTGAGTTGGCTACTTCTATAGGGGATTTTATTGCCGACAAAGTAGTAATTGCTGTAGGTAACTATCACCTGCCTAAAATACCGAGAATGGCAGAAAGGCTATCCGCAGACATTTTACAGCTACATTCATCAGATTACAAAAATCCCGAATCATTAGGCGATCGCGATATTTTAGTAGTTGGATCTGGACAGTCGGGATGTCAGATAGCTGAAGACTTGCATCTTGCAGGTAAAAAAGTTCATCTCTGCGTAGGTGGTGCGCCTCGTTCGGCAAGACGTTATCGGGGTAAAGATGTAGTAGATTGGCTCGATCGCATGGGTTACTACGATCTACCTATTGACGATCATCCAGATAAAGAAAAGGTCAGACACAAAACCAACCACTATCTTACAGGACGCGATGGCGGACATGAAATCGATCTCAGACAGTTTGCCCTGGAAGGGATGCAGCTATACGGATCTTTAGCCGATATTCGAGGCGATCGTTTAGAATTTAAACCCAATCTTAAAGTCAATTTAGATCGCGCCGATGAAGTAGCCGCCAGCATCAAACGCACGATAGATAAATACATCGAACAAAATCAGATCTCGGCACCTATAGAACCACCATATCAACCCGTTTGGCAGCCAGAAACCGAAGTTACCAATCTCAATTATCAAGAAGCCAATATCGGTGCTGTAGTTTGGTGTATTGGTTTTGAAACCGACTTTAGCTGGATTGAAATTCCCGTGTTTGATGGTAAAAGTTATCCCCATCACAACCGAGGTGTAACTACCGTAAAAGGACTTTATTTTCTCGGTCTTCCCTGGCTGTATACCTGGGGGTCGGCAAGATTTTCGGGAATTGCTAGAGATGCTCGATATATATGCGATCGCATTTTAATGAGTACCAATATTGCTTATCCAGGTTCGTTACTGGCTGTCAACGAAGCTGCGATCGGTTCTTAA
- a CDS encoding MSMEG_0568 family radical SAM protein, translating into MSKQKLITELQSQGLKLIDRDTGAAGRKGGAGPSDHKAVTIDGTTVMIPVYNGVAAESPYTVGEYYDTSLRKNGRAIASIAFPQQPKFYSLKTADGIPYSQIALLHSHNVLATTVLQTCIRYSNRNTACQFCAIGQSLEAGKTIAQKTPQQLAEVAEAAVRLDGIEHLVMTTGTPNTTDRGAAYLSECAQAVKARVNLPIQAQCEPPNDFVWFEKMKAAGIDSLGMHLEVLEPKVRDRIMPGKAKVSLDYYFQAFEAAVKVFGWGQVSTYILAGLGDSMDTIVNTCDRLIKLGVYPFVVPFVPIMGTPLVNHKPPSSEFMYAIYEQVGAMLRKAGMFSQDIKAGCAKCGACSALSAFETL; encoded by the coding sequence ATTAGCAAACAAAAATTGATTACCGAACTACAGTCACAAGGTTTGAAACTGATAGATCGCGACACGGGTGCGGCAGGTAGAAAAGGCGGCGCGGGACCATCGGATCATAAAGCCGTTACTATAGACGGAACGACGGTAATGATTCCCGTATATAACGGTGTGGCAGCAGAATCGCCATATACCGTGGGGGAGTATTATGATACTTCCCTACGGAAAAACGGTCGGGCGATCGCGTCAATCGCCTTTCCCCAACAGCCAAAATTTTATAGTCTTAAAACTGCTGACGGAATTCCTTACAGCCAGATTGCCCTGTTACACAGCCACAATGTCTTAGCTACCACAGTTTTACAAACCTGCATTCGCTATAGTAACCGCAATACTGCCTGTCAATTTTGCGCGATAGGACAATCTTTAGAGGCAGGTAAAACTATCGCCCAAAAAACTCCCCAACAGTTAGCAGAAGTAGCAGAGGCAGCAGTTAGACTAGACGGAATCGAACACTTGGTAATGACTACGGGAACGCCCAACACTACCGACAGAGGTGCGGCTTATTTGAGCGAATGCGCCCAGGCGGTAAAAGCCAGAGTCAATTTACCCATTCAGGCACAGTGCGAACCCCCGAATGATTTTGTATGGTTCGAGAAAATGAAAGCGGCAGGTATAGATAGCCTGGGAATGCACTTAGAGGTATTGGAACCAAAGGTGCGCGATCGCATCATGCCAGGAAAAGCTAAAGTATCTTTGGATTATTATTTTCAGGCTTTTGAGGCGGCAGTTAAAGTTTTTGGTTGGGGACAGGTAAGCACCTACATTCTGGCTGGTTTGGGAGATAGCATGGATACTATAGTCAATACTTGCGATCGCCTGATAAAACTAGGTGTCTATCCTTTTGTCGTTCCTTTTGTTCCGATTATGGGTACGCCTCTAGTTAACCATAAGCCACCCAGCAGTGAATTTATGTATGCCATCTACGAACAAGTAGGCGCAATGTTAAGGAAAGCGGGGATGTTTTCTCAAGATATTAAAGCAGGTTGCGCTAAATGTGGTGCCTGTTCGGCATTATCTGCATTTGAAACCCTGTAG
- a CDS encoding CO2 hydration protein gives MTQTITTKLPPTNHEFADVIHRLEAGGSMLPDTPENLMQIIGIYKAYAIPMDFYWRDLLYIAERVFLNPLPFFKYFLPQKYLDFPNRYAGEDAALQVWRGKASAHPELLEFMAKGETGKMPKLLHHLNHDRINMEFAEACMQAMFWHQDINPKFNEFLDSQEYKDNANRAIKAYFKNNPLMLGLYKLFPNMFLEQVRQLSYYSNLGLFWEVMCPVFLEMSDLYDEGKMTTVKEAMEFLVNGIFAVAGRPIYHHVYIRDECYEIIPKSQGFTWLYEAALPYVEAIFYRTSPFRGTKSYNAQALQVPDKQPDFHYGILYADVLPVGMAGIPPTLLMDDMWHFLPDYLRDYYRQHCRGESDMLVQLGITFQRSMYNVTSAVIQALRQALLYPLDDPNPEHLQKNRAFFTAQMERFKRSEARLRDIQSSEYR, from the coding sequence CAAACTACCACCTACCAACCATGAATTCGCCGATGTCATTCATCGTTTAGAGGCTGGCGGTTCGATGCTGCCCGATACTCCTGAAAACTTGATGCAGATAATCGGCATTTACAAAGCTTATGCTATTCCTATGGACTTTTACTGGCGAGATCTGCTTTACATTGCCGAACGAGTGTTTTTAAATCCCCTACCCTTTTTTAAATATTTTTTGCCCCAAAAATATTTAGACTTTCCCAACCGCTATGCAGGTGAAGACGCTGCACTTCAAGTTTGGCGTGGTAAAGCCTCGGCACATCCCGAACTTTTAGAGTTTATGGCTAAAGGGGAAACTGGTAAAATGCCCAAGCTGCTGCATCACCTTAACCACGACCGAATTAATATGGAATTTGCCGAAGCCTGTATGCAGGCAATGTTTTGGCATCAAGATATCAATCCTAAATTTAACGAATTTTTAGACAGTCAAGAGTATAAAGACAATGCCAATCGGGCGATAAAAGCTTACTTTAAAAACAATCCTCTGATGTTGGGACTGTATAAGCTCTTCCCCAATATGTTTTTAGAACAAGTCCGACAGCTATCTTACTATTCTAATTTAGGGCTTTTCTGGGAAGTAATGTGTCCCGTATTTCTAGAAATGTCCGATCTTTACGATGAAGGTAAGATGACTACTGTAAAAGAGGCAATGGAGTTTTTGGTCAACGGAATTTTTGCCGTTGCAGGTAGACCAATCTATCATCATGTATATATTAGGGATGAATGCTATGAAATTATTCCTAAATCCCAAGGTTTTACCTGGCTGTATGAGGCGGCATTACCCTATGTAGAAGCAATTTTTTATCGGACTTCTCCATTTCGCGGCACCAAGTCTTATAACGCCCAAGCCCTACAGGTACCAGACAAACAGCCAGACTTTCACTATGGCATTCTTTACGCCGATGTTTTACCCGTAGGAATGGCGGGAATTCCTCCCACTTTGCTGATGGACGATATGTGGCATTTTCTTCCAGATTATTTGAGAGACTACTACAGACAACACTGTCGGGGTGAAAGCGATATGCTAGTGCAGTTGGGCATTACCTTTCAGCGATCAATGTATAATGTTACTTCGGCTGTAATTCAGGCATTGCGACAAGCATTACTATATCCTCTAGACGATCCCAACCCCGAACACTTGCAAAAAAATCGAGCGTTTTTTACCGCCCAAATGGAGCGTTTTAAACGCTCTGAAGCTCGTTTGCGAGATATTCAAAGTTCTGAGTATCGTTAA
- a CDS encoding fasciclin domain-containing protein, whose protein sequence is MADIVDIAVNTEGFSTLVAAVKAADLVETLKTSGPFTVFAPNDDAFAKLPPGTVQTLVDNPPQLARILTYHVVAGKLTKADLSKVDSVDSLEGSPISINCNNDLFEVKNATAIAADIEADNGIIHVIDNVILMG, encoded by the coding sequence ATGGCAGATATTGTCGATATTGCAGTCAACACAGAGGGGTTTAGCACCTTGGTAGCTGCGGTTAAAGCCGCCGATTTAGTTGAAACTTTAAAAACTTCAGGACCATTTACCGTATTTGCTCCCAACGATGATGCTTTTGCCAAACTTCCTCCAGGCACGGTTCAGACCTTAGTTGACAATCCACCTCAACTAGCTAGAATACTTACCTATCATGTAGTTGCAGGAAAATTAACCAAAGCAGATTTGAGTAAAGTAGATTCGGTAGATTCGCTAGAAGGTTCGCCAATTTCAATTAATTGTAACAACGATCTTTTTGAAGTAAAAAATGCCACTGCGATCGCCGCAGATATTGAAGCTGACAATGGCATTATTCATGTAATTGATAATGTAATTTTGATGGGATAA
- a CDS encoding Nit6803 family nitrilase: MDYSRTVKAAAVQLSPVLYSCEGTTNKVLQAIENAATERVELIVFPETFIPYYPYFSFIQPPVLTGKEHLRLYKEAVKVPSPVTEAVSKAAKAHSMVVVLGINERDGGSLYNSQLIFDADGTLLLKRRKITPTYHERMIWGQGDGSGLKVLDTAVGKLGALACWEHYNPLARYSLMAQYEQIHCAQFPGSMVGQIFAEQTEVTVRHHALEAGCFVVNSTGWLTPEQVAEICPDEKLQKVLTGGCYTTIISPEGVPLCEPITEGEGMAIAELDFSLITKRKRMMDAIGHYARPDLLQLQLDTDKRTVLHQNDIHLFRVTEQNYSTNGSNSNNDGASVDSEKVTSDQSLNIEH, encoded by the coding sequence ATGGATTACTCACGCACAGTTAAAGCCGCTGCCGTACAGCTTTCTCCCGTACTCTATAGCTGCGAGGGAACGACTAATAAAGTTTTACAAGCTATAGAAAATGCCGCCACCGAACGAGTAGAGTTAATCGTTTTTCCAGAAACTTTTATTCCTTACTATCCTTACTTCTCTTTTATTCAGCCTCCCGTACTGACGGGAAAAGAACACCTGCGTTTGTATAAAGAGGCGGTGAAGGTTCCGAGTCCTGTTACTGAGGCAGTTAGTAAGGCGGCAAAAGCCCACAGTATGGTGGTTGTTCTGGGGATTAACGAACGCGATGGCGGTTCGCTATATAATTCCCAATTAATCTTTGATGCCGATGGAACTTTGTTATTAAAACGGCGCAAAATAACCCCTACCTATCACGAACGGATGATTTGGGGACAGGGTGATGGTTCGGGATTAAAAGTTTTAGATACGGCTGTGGGCAAACTCGGTGCTTTAGCCTGTTGGGAACATTACAATCCTCTGGCTAGATATAGCCTAATGGCGCAATACGAACAAATACACTGCGCTCAATTTCCTGGTTCGATGGTAGGACAAATTTTTGCCGAACAAACAGAAGTGACGGTTCGTCATCATGCCTTAGAAGCTGGTTGTTTTGTAGTCAACTCTACGGGTTGGCTAACTCCCGAACAGGTTGCCGAAATTTGCCCCGATGAAAAGTTACAAAAAGTATTAACTGGCGGTTGTTATACCACGATTATTTCTCCTGAAGGGGTTCCATTATGCGAACCTATAACCGAAGGAGAGGGAATGGCGATCGCCGAACTAGACTTTTCTTTAATTACCAAGCGCAAACGGATGATGGATGCGATCGGACATTATGCTCGTCCCGACTTGTTACAGCTTCAGTTAGATACCGATAAGCGAACGGTTTTACATCAAAACGATATTCATTTATTTAGAGTTACGGAGCAAAACTATTCTACTAACGGAAGCAACTCTAACAACGATGGGGCTTCTGTCGATTCAGAAAAAGTAACTAGTGACCAATCATTAAACATTGAACATTGA
- a CDS encoding MSMEG_0567/Sll0786 family nitrogen starvation N-acetyltransferase: protein MVKKNYQFKLALTPTEIEAYFQLRQEIFCQEQGIFETSDRDKYDNIAYPIVAVNSNNQVVGVVRIYEPKPGLWYGGRLGVHQDYRRVGRIGKGLIQKAVTTANTWGCRQFLATVQLQNVRFFQRLHWNSLKEIDICDRPHHLMAAELDYYPPNLEPRPALQPMSLVS from the coding sequence ATGGTTAAAAAAAATTATCAATTTAAACTCGCACTAACTCCAACAGAAATCGAAGCATATTTTCAACTCAGACAAGAAATATTTTGCCAGGAACAAGGTATTTTTGAAACGAGCGATCGCGACAAATACGATAATATTGCTTATCCAATTGTTGCTGTAAATAGCAATAACCAAGTTGTCGGAGTTGTTAGAATTTACGAACCAAAACCAGGACTGTGGTATGGCGGTAGATTGGGTGTCCACCAAGATTATCGCCGCGTAGGACGTATTGGCAAAGGTTTGATCCAGAAAGCCGTTACTACTGCCAATACCTGGGGATGTCGCCAGTTTTTAGCCACAGTTCAATTACAAAACGTTAGGTTTTTTCAAAGACTGCATTGGAACTCGTTAAAAGAAATCGATATTTGCGATCGTCCCCATCATTTGATGGCAGCAGAATTAGATTACTATCCGCCCAATCTAGAACCACGTCCAGCTTTACAGCCAATGTCCTTGGTTAGTTAA
- a CDS encoding MSMEG_0572/Sll0783 family nitrogen starvation response protein, with product MPEVTTPAHKAGDYFVDYEEKVFPDVQAEPGEKALVTFHTVAFEGSIGLVNLLQATRLIRKGFETSVLLYGPGVTLGVQRGFPKIGDESFPGHQALNNQLIKIMDEGGKVYACRFALQALYGHGEPSLIPGIIPINPKDVLDFILLHRKEGAFILDTWTM from the coding sequence ATGCCTGAAGTTACTACCCCCGCACACAAAGCTGGTGACTATTTTGTAGATTACGAAGAAAAAGTATTTCCCGACGTACAGGCAGAACCAGGCGAAAAAGCTTTAGTTACTTTTCATACTGTAGCTTTTGAAGGTTCGATTGGCTTGGTAAACTTATTACAGGCAACTAGGCTAATTCGTAAAGGCTTTGAAACTTCAGTTTTACTCTATGGTCCTGGGGTTACGCTAGGAGTACAGCGAGGCTTTCCTAAGATTGGCGATGAGTCTTTTCCAGGACATCAAGCTCTAAACAATCAATTAATTAAGATTATGGACGAAGGTGGTAAAGTTTACGCCTGTCGCTTTGCATTGCAAGCCTTATACGGACACGGAGAACCTTCTTTAATTCCTGGCATTATTCCCATTAATCCTAAAGATGTATTGGACTTTATTCTGCTACATCGTAAAGAAGGGGCATTTATCCTCGACACCTGGACGATGTAA